A genome region from Longimicrobium sp. includes the following:
- the pilM gene encoding pilus assembly protein PilM: MFTDRIRSLLPARRGHVRASVFVGVDLGERRTKLVGVARGDEGVCVTHAADEPTPAGLFRDRRIADPAAAGAFLAGLVRARGLTGAHAALAVPAGDARVQRQQLPRMDDSALRNAVEADPALRLGGMETVAARYAFAELEPDARRGDPALMSLLTVSAREETIRALQTAAELAGLAPGPVTVAPVALANAWTAAFPERVMAGSRSVLLHGGFGGMLIAVLDGGVPVTAYEANLGVDYLAERSGRAGEALLFEPGGTDELVLEEWVRRVVGDARRAAGAMSAGYGVLGDADGSGAVWISGGVARLPGIAERFRAALGVPVHLFDPLAPFPATGDAPLPFAPALAVAAGLALENLTLAPVHP, encoded by the coding sequence GTGTTCACCGACAGGATCCGCTCCCTCCTCCCCGCCCGCCGGGGCCACGTCCGCGCCTCCGTCTTCGTGGGCGTTGACCTGGGCGAGCGCCGCACCAAGCTGGTGGGCGTCGCCCGCGGCGATGAAGGCGTGTGCGTGACGCACGCCGCCGACGAGCCCACCCCCGCCGGCCTCTTTCGCGACCGCCGCATCGCCGATCCGGCCGCGGCGGGCGCCTTCCTGGCCGGGCTGGTGCGCGCCCGCGGGCTCACCGGCGCACACGCCGCTCTAGCCGTCCCCGCGGGTGATGCGCGCGTGCAGCGCCAGCAGCTCCCGCGCATGGACGACTCGGCGCTGCGGAACGCGGTCGAGGCCGATCCGGCTTTGCGACTGGGTGGGATGGAGACGGTGGCGGCCCGCTACGCCTTCGCCGAGTTGGAGCCCGACGCGCGCCGCGGCGACCCCGCGCTCATGTCGCTCCTCACCGTCTCCGCGCGCGAGGAGACGATCCGCGCGCTGCAGACGGCGGCGGAGTTGGCGGGGCTCGCCCCCGGGCCGGTGACCGTGGCTCCCGTGGCGCTGGCCAACGCGTGGACGGCCGCGTTCCCGGAGCGGGTAATGGCGGGGTCGCGCTCCGTCCTCCTGCACGGCGGCTTCGGCGGGATGCTGATCGCGGTGCTGGACGGCGGCGTTCCAGTGACGGCGTATGAGGCCAACCTTGGCGTCGACTACCTGGCCGAGCGCTCCGGGCGCGCCGGCGAGGCGCTCCTATTCGAGCCGGGCGGGACGGACGAGCTGGTGCTTGAGGAGTGGGTGCGGCGCGTGGTGGGCGACGCACGACGCGCCGCCGGAGCCATGTCCGCCGGCTACGGCGTGCTGGGCGACGCGGATGGGAGCGGCGCAGTGTGGATCTCGGGCGGAGTCGCCCGGCTTCCCGGGATCGCGGAGCGCTTCCGCGCCGCGCTAGGGGTGCCGGTGCACCTCTTCGATCCGCTCGCCCCCTTCCCCGCGACTGGCGACGCCCCCCTCCCCTTCGCGCCCGCACTGGCGGTAGCCGCGGGGCTGGCGCTGGAAAACCTCACGCTCGCGCCGGTGCACCCGTGA
- a CDS encoding prepilin-type N-terminal cleavage/methylation domain-containing protein yields the protein MKALASRDPRAGFTLIEVMVVAMIIVALTSVALAANRENPHRLVYHQAVQIRADAAQAVSVAEARGGDALLVADATAGSGVGGSFLATADTVGMQEADVLDREWTRLTAGVQWGAGAAIAGPLGSATNGGPVPRLVRCSAGRGCNVGVGGSVTYYLTHARDASAVAAVVLTPDGIAHLYRYIPNGATWSTEAPR from the coding sequence ATGAAAGCACTCGCATCGCGGGACCCCCGCGCCGGCTTCACACTGATCGAAGTGATGGTGGTGGCGATGATCATCGTCGCCCTGACCTCGGTGGCGCTGGCCGCGAACCGCGAGAACCCGCACCGCCTGGTCTACCACCAAGCGGTGCAGATCCGCGCGGACGCCGCGCAGGCCGTCTCCGTGGCCGAGGCGCGCGGCGGCGACGCGCTGCTGGTGGCGGACGCGACCGCGGGGAGCGGGGTGGGCGGCTCTTTCCTGGCGACGGCGGACACGGTGGGGATGCAGGAGGCGGACGTGCTGGACCGCGAGTGGACGCGCCTGACCGCGGGCGTGCAGTGGGGCGCCGGCGCCGCCATCGCCGGGCCGCTGGGGAGCGCGACCAACGGCGGCCCCGTCCCGCGTCTGGTGCGCTGCTCGGCGGGGCGCGGATGCAACGTGGGGGTGGGCGGCTCGGTCACGTATTACCTGACGCACGCCCGCGACGCATCCGCCGTCGCCGCCGTGGTGCTCACGCCAGACGGCATCGCGCACCTGTACCGCTACATCCCGAACGGCGCCACGTGGAGCACGGAGGCACCGCGATGA
- a CDS encoding prepilin-type N-terminal cleavage/methylation domain-containing protein, whose protein sequence is MSHRSAGFTLIEILGVLVVTAVIATGVWSVAESVTRGQVQAMNDGDRASAVASIDGVLRNALRQATLGTLAAPNAGPVQVLVAGSGAASSDTLLVLRAEYAPITNSTRPCPGGGACLLLVGDHSGVIGEGEVLLVSAPAMGARVYRVTGEPHANHAACGADCEEEVVCPTYTDETAEQVTVVSGGTYTRSSPPVDPTPVTACRQTYYEDGGVCTERRERVNAPRPKRTWDCRARGRVSAYTEVPVAELTAALGFPDVGSPTQSGASLTPRVRTQRVTASRFFVRRDGTRGAPVLVRQTGLDDGGAWSAAVPIGGPVATLEVETLHTGETAWRRGVGVGAAALGHSTGNPNYAYTVFPTATAEPGFSFRRGYHDVGAVRIRFTVPTEQADGTVHNVPYVTVVATNGGTRNGSEGGW, encoded by the coding sequence ATGTCGCACCGAAGCGCGGGGTTCACGCTGATCGAGATCCTGGGCGTGCTGGTCGTCACGGCCGTCATCGCGACCGGCGTGTGGTCGGTCGCCGAGTCCGTCACGCGCGGGCAGGTGCAGGCGATGAACGACGGCGACCGCGCGAGCGCCGTGGCCTCCATAGACGGCGTGCTGCGCAACGCCCTGCGCCAAGCCACGCTGGGGACGCTCGCCGCTCCCAACGCCGGGCCGGTGCAGGTGCTGGTGGCGGGCAGCGGCGCGGCATCCAGCGACACGCTGCTGGTGCTGCGCGCGGAGTACGCGCCCATCACCAACTCCACGCGCCCGTGCCCCGGCGGCGGCGCGTGCCTCCTGCTGGTGGGCGACCACAGCGGGGTGATCGGGGAGGGCGAAGTGCTGCTGGTGAGCGCGCCGGCCATGGGCGCCCGCGTGTACCGTGTGACGGGAGAGCCCCACGCCAACCACGCCGCCTGCGGCGCCGACTGCGAGGAGGAGGTCGTGTGCCCCACCTACACCGACGAGACGGCGGAGCAGGTGACGGTGGTCAGCGGCGGCACGTACACACGGTCCTCGCCACCCGTGGATCCCACGCCCGTAACCGCCTGCAGGCAGACGTACTACGAGGACGGCGGAGTCTGCACGGAGCGCCGCGAGCGGGTGAACGCGCCGCGGCCGAAGCGGACGTGGGACTGCCGCGCGCGCGGCCGGGTGTCCGCGTACACCGAGGTGCCGGTCGCGGAGCTGACGGCCGCGCTCGGCTTCCCGGATGTCGGGTCGCCCACGCAGTCCGGCGCGTCGCTCACCCCGCGCGTGCGCACGCAGCGGGTGACGGCGTCGCGCTTCTTCGTGCGGCGCGACGGCACGCGCGGCGCCCCGGTGCTGGTGCGGCAGACGGGGCTGGACGACGGGGGCGCCTGGAGCGCGGCGGTCCCCATCGGCGGGCCCGTCGCCACGCTGGAGGTCGAGACGCTGCACACCGGCGAGACGGCTTGGCGGCGCGGCGTGGGGGTCGGTGCCGCGGCGCTGGGGCACTCCACCGGCAATCCCAACTACGCCTACACCGTCTTCCCCACCGCTACGGCCGAGCCCGGGTTCTCCTTCCGCCGCGGCTACCACGACGTGGGCGCGGTCCGCATCCGCTTCACCGTCCCCACCGAGCAGGCGGACGGCACCGTGCACAACGTGCCGTACGTGACCGTCGTCGCCACCAACGGCGGCACGCGCAACGGAAGCGAGGGGGGCTGGTGA
- the tssI gene encoding type VI secretion system tip protein TssI/VgrG: MPISQNHLPLTVTSPFAAGSLRVGSVQGREAVSEPFLFEVELESDEWAIDLAGAVGKELAVAVSRTGATPRWIHGVVTRFAQAPAPVRTARYRAELRPWLWLLTLRADCRIFQGKTVPQILDVLFAGQAVRSALTATYDALEFCVQYRETDFAFASRLMEEAGIAYCFEHAEGGHTLVLVDDAQGFGPCPGLSTAHLRPGVTGKELGDAVTACTLEHAAAPDRVQLDDYSFLTPATDLLASSAGEADRYSVFDYPGGYAAKADGDGVARRRWEARVAGAARLAGASTCRGFVAGHRFTLAGHPRADANAPYVLRVVTLRANQDGYANDFEAFPASVTFRPPLRTPRPVIAGTQTAVVVGKAGEEIWTDSYGRVKVRFHWDRAERNGEDRSCWVRVAQAWAGKGWGAMVLPRIGQEVVVSFLEGDPDRPLVTGCVYNAAQTVPYALPAGQTRSTFRSSSSPGGAACSEIRFEDAKDAEELYLHAGRDLTVDVVHDRTATVQQGSDTLVVKKGSRSVTVYEGGDTLKVSKGTRTVNVQGAETHANGATFRHTTEGDYVLSVTGNLAISATGSITLSAGTSLRITAGTTLSAAGGISAELSSGGVSTVKGTLVKVNA, translated from the coding sequence ATGCCGATCTCCCAGAACCACCTCCCGCTCACCGTCACCTCCCCGTTTGCGGCGGGCTCGCTACGGGTTGGCTCGGTGCAGGGGCGCGAGGCCGTGTCGGAGCCGTTCCTCTTCGAGGTGGAGCTGGAGAGCGACGAGTGGGCCATCGACCTCGCCGGCGCCGTGGGAAAGGAGCTGGCGGTCGCGGTCAGCAGAACAGGTGCCACCCCCCGCTGGATCCACGGCGTGGTGACGCGGTTCGCCCAGGCGCCCGCCCCCGTGCGCACCGCCCGCTACCGCGCCGAGTTGCGCCCGTGGCTGTGGCTGCTCACCCTGCGCGCCGACTGCCGGATCTTCCAGGGAAAGACGGTTCCCCAGATCCTGGACGTGCTGTTCGCGGGCCAGGCGGTGCGGAGCGCGCTCACGGCGACGTACGACGCCCTCGAGTTCTGCGTGCAGTACCGCGAAACCGACTTCGCCTTCGCCTCGCGGCTGATGGAGGAGGCGGGGATCGCCTACTGCTTCGAGCACGCGGAAGGGGGGCACACCCTGGTGCTGGTGGACGACGCGCAGGGGTTCGGGCCCTGTCCCGGGCTTTCCACCGCGCACCTGCGCCCCGGTGTGACCGGCAAGGAGCTCGGCGACGCGGTGACCGCCTGCACCCTGGAGCACGCGGCCGCCCCCGACCGGGTGCAGCTCGACGACTACAGCTTCCTGACGCCGGCCACCGACCTGCTGGCGAGCTCGGCGGGCGAAGCAGACCGCTACTCGGTGTTCGACTACCCCGGCGGCTACGCGGCGAAGGCCGACGGCGACGGCGTGGCCCGGCGGCGCTGGGAAGCCCGGGTGGCGGGCGCGGCGAGGCTGGCGGGCGCCTCTACCTGCCGCGGCTTCGTGGCGGGGCACCGCTTCACCCTGGCCGGCCACCCGCGCGCCGACGCCAACGCTCCCTACGTGCTGCGCGTCGTCACGCTGCGGGCCAACCAGGATGGCTACGCCAACGACTTCGAGGCGTTCCCCGCGTCGGTCACGTTCCGCCCCCCGCTGCGCACCCCGCGCCCCGTGATCGCGGGGACGCAGACCGCGGTGGTGGTGGGCAAGGCCGGCGAAGAGATCTGGACGGACAGCTATGGCCGCGTGAAGGTGCGCTTTCACTGGGACCGCGCGGAGCGCAACGGCGAGGACCGCTCGTGCTGGGTGCGCGTGGCGCAGGCGTGGGCGGGGAAGGGGTGGGGGGCGATGGTGCTCCCCCGCATCGGCCAGGAGGTGGTGGTCAGCTTCCTGGAAGGGGACCCCGACCGGCCGCTGGTTACCGGGTGCGTCTACAACGCCGCGCAGACGGTGCCGTACGCGCTCCCGGCCGGGCAGACGCGCAGCACCTTCCGCAGCAGCAGCTCGCCGGGTGGCGCCGCATGCAGCGAGATCCGCTTCGAAGACGCAAAGGACGCCGAGGAACTGTACCTGCACGCCGGGCGCGACCTGACCGTGGACGTGGTGCACGACCGCACCGCCACGGTGCAGCAGGGCAGCGACACCCTGGTGGTGAAGAAGGGGAGCCGCTCGGTGACGGTGTACGAGGGCGGCGACACGCTCAAGGTGAGCAAGGGCACGCGGACGGTGAACGTGCAGGGCGCCGAAACCCACGCGAACGGCGCCACCTTCAGGCACACCACCGAGGGCGACTACGTGCTGAGCGTGACCGGGAACCTGGCCATCAGCGCCACCGGCTCCATCACGCTGAGCGCGGGGACCTCGCTGCGCATCACCGCGGGGACCACGCTCAGCGCCGCGGGCGGGATCTCGGCCGAGTTGTCGAGCGGCGGAGTGTCGACGGTGAAGGGCACCCTGGTGAAGGTGAACGCATGA
- a CDS encoding DUF4280 domain-containing protein, producing the protein MSLQVCMGALLRCSMGEVPGALAVPPHNRVLTGTPAASVMDHLPVVNVPSFGLCSSLANPVVVAATAAAEGVLTPMPCVPVTPAPWMPGAATVVLGNGPALDTSSTLACAWAGTIEVLEPGQAVELVP; encoded by the coding sequence ATGAGCTTGCAGGTGTGCATGGGCGCGCTGCTGCGGTGCAGCATGGGCGAGGTGCCGGGCGCGCTGGCGGTGCCGCCGCACAACCGGGTGCTGACGGGCACCCCCGCGGCCAGCGTGATGGACCACCTGCCGGTGGTGAACGTGCCGTCGTTCGGCCTGTGCTCGTCGCTGGCGAACCCCGTGGTGGTGGCGGCCACCGCGGCGGCGGAGGGCGTTCTCACGCCCATGCCGTGCGTCCCCGTAACACCGGCGCCGTGGATGCCCGGCGCCGCGACGGTCGTGCTGGGCAACGGCCCCGCGCTCGACACTTCCTCCACGCTGGCGTGCGCCTGGGCAGGCACCATCGAGGTGCTGGAGCCGGGTCAGGCCGTGGAGCTGGTCCCGTGA
- the tssK gene encoding type VI secretion system baseplate subunit TssK: MRARDGGSPGCPPIAAEPGPHGECGTASATGQTTRFGRVDDAVAWYEGMLLAPQHFQQAQLQADQLLGYHLAALSPYHWGVRRLVLDCAALPGGTFTVQELEAVLPDGLVARHDASDGGALTVVLKPYADTARHGVLTVHLAVRSRAARPAASGALARYECYTGAPVADELTGEGAVEVPRLRPRLSLQLSAERPRGWVSLPLARVRRTEHGWALAEALPPLLSLPPGVPLGRRCARLACAVRARAVQMGHALRRARAAGEHGRAAAAQCGMAALCAALPRLEALVNSGAAHPFAIHLALCDLAGHLAAAGPGRAVPLFPAYDHDDPDGSLGPVLRFCERATQEVQDGYVLVPFHHRRGGFDLAPRAAWRELRELTVRVQGPACAGPAELREWVARARIASASRIRGLAAGDCVGAPREVVPAPGGLPGGEGRLYLRVVAECPWIVPGERLHVLPPVACAGATPRQLALCLSLAPSATSASTREPMVPA, translated from the coding sequence GTGAGGGCGCGCGACGGCGGATCGCCCGGCTGCCCCCCAATCGCGGCCGAGCCCGGCCCGCACGGCGAATGCGGCACTGCATCCGCCACGGGGCAGACCACGCGCTTCGGACGCGTGGACGACGCCGTGGCCTGGTACGAGGGGATGCTGCTGGCGCCCCAGCACTTCCAGCAGGCGCAGCTCCAGGCCGACCAGCTTCTGGGCTACCACCTGGCCGCGCTCTCGCCCTACCACTGGGGCGTGCGGCGGCTGGTGCTGGACTGCGCGGCCCTCCCCGGCGGCACCTTCACCGTGCAGGAACTCGAGGCGGTGCTTCCCGACGGGCTGGTGGCCCGCCACGACGCGAGCGACGGCGGCGCGCTGACGGTGGTGCTGAAGCCATACGCCGACACCGCGCGGCACGGCGTGCTCACGGTGCACCTGGCCGTGCGCTCGCGCGCCGCCCGCCCCGCCGCCAGCGGCGCCCTGGCCCGCTACGAGTGCTACACGGGCGCGCCGGTGGCCGACGAGCTGACCGGCGAGGGCGCGGTGGAGGTCCCGCGCCTGCGCCCCCGGCTGTCGCTGCAGCTGTCGGCGGAGCGGCCGCGCGGGTGGGTGTCGCTGCCGCTGGCCCGCGTGCGCCGCACGGAGCACGGCTGGGCCCTGGCCGAGGCGCTCCCTCCACTGCTCTCCCTTCCCCCCGGGGTGCCGCTGGGCCGGCGCTGCGCGCGGCTGGCGTGCGCCGTCCGTGCGCGCGCCGTGCAGATGGGCCACGCCCTGCGCCGTGCCCGCGCGGCGGGCGAGCACGGACGCGCTGCGGCGGCGCAGTGCGGGATGGCGGCGCTGTGCGCGGCGCTGCCGCGTCTGGAGGCGCTGGTGAACTCGGGCGCGGCGCACCCCTTCGCCATCCACCTGGCGCTGTGCGACCTGGCGGGGCACCTGGCCGCGGCCGGGCCCGGGCGCGCCGTTCCCCTCTTCCCCGCCTACGACCACGACGACCCGGACGGCTCCCTGGGCCCCGTGCTCAGGTTCTGTGAGCGCGCCACCCAGGAGGTGCAGGACGGCTACGTCCTCGTCCCCTTCCACCATCGCCGGGGCGGCTTCGACCTGGCGCCGCGCGCCGCATGGAGGGAGCTGCGCGAGCTGACGGTGCGCGTGCAGGGCCCGGCGTGCGCCGGCCCGGCCGAGCTGCGCGAGTGGGTGGCCCGTGCCCGCATCGCCAGCGCCTCGCGCATCCGCGGGCTGGCCGCGGGCGACTGCGTGGGCGCCCCCCGCGAGGTGGTGCCCGCGCCTGGCGGCCTGCCGGGCGGCGAGGGGCGCCTGTACCTGCGCGTGGTGGCGGAGTGCCCCTGGATCGTTCCCGGCGAGCGGCTGCACGTGCTTCCCCCCGTGGCCTGCGCCGGCGCCACCCCGCGCCAGCTTGCGCTGTGCCTCTCCCTGGCGCCCTCCGCCACCTCGGCTTCCACCCGCGAGCCCATGGTGCCCGCATGA
- the tssA gene encoding type VI secretion system protein TssA produces MIATAPLLAGLDERVRRVLAAAPAPADLRADGTWAHIQEALREDDPSLPQGIWEKPLKRADPRLAATLALEALEGGACDLQVAGWLAQAWTMSDGFAGAGAGIGVVLGLCEGGWDALWGAYDPEALERPFAWMATHLPRALARVELTRAAGGGPGFTWAQREAALHRHRVQGAAGERSAPGEASPDDVDQAAARTPAELHARTVRELDALIDGVERLQALLQRRWEGPPPSLQPLHRRAAEIRAWVQAQLARVDEAEAEAPRGADHPAEFEHIAADDPGDVDPSPRALPAGPSIRGRDEAYALLEAAAGYLGRTEPHSPTPWLVRRAVAWGGMELGELLETLIDEGYDLKSLRLLLGMAGDGRS; encoded by the coding sequence ATGATCGCCACCGCCCCCCTCCTCGCCGGGCTGGACGAGCGCGTGCGCCGCGTGCTTGCCGCCGCGCCCGCGCCCGCCGACCTGCGCGCCGACGGCACCTGGGCGCACATCCAGGAAGCGCTGCGCGAAGACGACCCCTCTCTGCCGCAGGGAATCTGGGAGAAGCCGCTCAAGCGCGCCGACCCGCGGCTGGCCGCCACGCTGGCGCTTGAGGCCCTGGAGGGTGGCGCGTGTGACCTGCAGGTGGCCGGGTGGCTGGCGCAGGCGTGGACGATGAGCGACGGCTTCGCGGGCGCCGGCGCCGGGATCGGCGTGGTGCTGGGGCTGTGCGAGGGCGGGTGGGACGCCCTGTGGGGCGCGTACGACCCCGAGGCGCTGGAGCGGCCCTTCGCCTGGATGGCCACCCACCTTCCGCGCGCCCTGGCGCGGGTGGAGCTCACCCGCGCGGCCGGCGGCGGACCGGGGTTCACCTGGGCGCAGCGCGAAGCCGCGCTGCACCGGCACCGGGTGCAGGGTGCCGCGGGCGAGCGCTCCGCCCCCGGTGAGGCCAGTCCCGACGACGTGGACCAGGCCGCCGCGCGCACCCCCGCCGAGCTCCACGCCCGCACGGTGCGGGAGCTGGACGCCCTGATCGACGGGGTGGAGCGGCTGCAGGCGCTGCTGCAACGCCGCTGGGAGGGGCCGCCCCCGTCGCTGCAGCCGCTGCACCGGAGGGCGGCGGAGATCCGCGCCTGGGTGCAGGCGCAGCTGGCCCGAGTGGACGAAGCGGAAGCGGAGGCCCCGCGCGGGGCGGACCACCCCGCCGAGTTCGAGCACATCGCGGCGGACGATCCGGGAGATGTCGACCCTTCGCCCCGGGCGCTCCCGGCGGGGCCCTCCATCCGCGGCCGCGACGAGGCGTACGCGCTGCTCGAGGCGGCGGCGGGATACCTGGGCCGCACGGAGCCGCACAGCCCCACGCCCTGGCTGGTGCGCCGCGCCGTGGCGTGGGGCGGGATGGAGCTGGGCGAGCTGCTGGAAACGCTGATCGACGAAGGATACGACCTGAAGTCCCTGCGCCTTCTCCTCGGCATGGCCGGCGACGGGCGTTCGTAG
- the tssB gene encoding type VI secretion system contractile sheath small subunit, translating into MINEMQHWLGSNRPPRVQITYDVETLNSTVQAEIPFVVGIIGDFAGDTTLPAMADRRFTEIDRDNFATVMSGLAPTLSITGIQSRTIQRGGGNGNVAVPDGTGPLTIESLAFTKLDDFGPATVIQNIPQLKALMTQRQQLSTLAARLDTSRTLSTTFFPQVAPLTFAAATTAIAAADAALSTAITLLGTAVDATVAADPDVPTNGLTVATDSTYTSNLNAAKGAIKTWQASPSTGSNAMAASSAIATLQATATTVSNDLSSALVQIHAITDPWQTTPNPPAAQTNAVTATSTAGAAAVAALSAFAELDAYVRSILALNPSDPPAAPQWTFDGATAAINAADGVLTAVVKVFDAAADAAKAAGATGTDALKTTVDGEQGSSSAYGTALTGATSAITAWNGAPTSGAKATDASGKIQALAAAAATVNTAIRAQLTTLHGLTDPWVSNAKTPQQTAAVTAVNAADAAAATVEPAFMALPGYAAGLLTANPSTSA; encoded by the coding sequence ATGATCAACGAAATGCAGCACTGGCTGGGCAGCAACCGGCCGCCCCGGGTGCAGATCACCTACGACGTGGAAACGCTGAACTCCACCGTCCAGGCCGAGATCCCGTTCGTGGTAGGGATCATCGGCGACTTCGCCGGGGACACCACGCTCCCCGCGATGGCCGACCGCCGCTTCACCGAGATCGACCGCGACAACTTCGCGACCGTGATGAGCGGCCTGGCACCCACGCTCAGCATCACGGGCATCCAAAGCCGCACAATCCAGCGAGGCGGCGGCAACGGCAACGTCGCGGTCCCCGACGGCACCGGCCCGCTCACGATTGAAAGCCTGGCGTTCACGAAGCTGGACGACTTCGGCCCGGCGACCGTGATCCAGAACATCCCCCAGCTGAAGGCGCTCATGACGCAACGCCAGCAGCTTTCCACGCTGGCCGCACGGCTGGACACCAGCCGAACGCTGTCTACAACGTTCTTCCCGCAGGTAGCCCCGCTGACCTTTGCCGCTGCCACGACGGCCATCGCCGCCGCGGACGCCGCGCTCAGCACCGCCATCACATTACTCGGCACCGCGGTGGACGCAACGGTGGCGGCAGATCCGGACGTGCCCACCAACGGGCTCACCGTCGCGACGGACTCCACGTACACCTCCAACCTGAACGCCGCGAAAGGCGCCATCAAAACGTGGCAGGCTTCGCCTTCCACCGGCAGCAATGCCATGGCCGCGTCCAGCGCCATCGCAACGCTCCAAGCTACCGCAACTACGGTGAGCAACGACCTGAGCAGTGCGCTCGTTCAGATTCACGCGATCACGGACCCCTGGCAGACGACGCCCAACCCGCCGGCCGCCCAGACCAATGCGGTGACTGCCACCAGCACCGCAGGCGCGGCGGCCGTTGCTGCCTTGTCCGCGTTTGCCGAGCTGGACGCGTACGTCAGGAGCATCCTCGCGCTCAATCCGTCCGACCCGCCGGCCGCGCCCCAATGGACGTTCGACGGCGCCACCGCGGCCATCAACGCCGCCGATGGCGTGCTCACCGCGGTCGTCAAGGTCTTCGACGCGGCGGCTGATGCGGCGAAGGCGGCCGGAGCCACCGGAACGGACGCCCTCAAGACGACGGTCGACGGCGAGCAGGGTTCCAGCAGCGCGTACGGTACGGCGCTCACCGGCGCCACGTCCGCAATCACTGCCTGGAATGGCGCACCCACCAGCGGTGCCAAGGCAACGGACGCATCGGGGAAGATCCAGGCGCTTGCGGCGGCAGCGGCGACGGTAAACACCGCGATTCGCGCGCAGCTCACAACGCTGCACGGGCTCACCGATCCCTGGGTCAGCAACGCGAAGACGCCGCAGCAGACCGCCGCGGTGACTGCCGTGAACGCCGCCGACGCCGCTGCCGCCACCGTGGAGCCCGCGTTCATGGCACTGCCCGGGTATGCCGCCGGCCTCCTCACCGCCAACCCGTCCACGAGCGCCTGA
- the tssC gene encoding type VI secretion system contractile sheath large subunit: MIDTQTTLTGSTAALARVQVGNMALVSDSALATEFTTQVSNGNIIFTPGKPLAYAILQRITELDLLLSAMVSDILHDSTFQALEASWRGLQGLVMNTDTCDMLKLRVLSATAAELYADLSNAIDPDQSALFKKLYEEEYGTFGGNPYGVLLYDYEFGRGPDHVNDIDLAKRLSGVAAAAHAPLIAAADPSLFDADWTDYTRLGVPRDLSKIFESLDMLPWAELRAKNDDSRYLSLVMPRVLMRLPYGLETDKVTGMTPVDGMDFEEPTLVHADYLWGTAVWALGQRITDAFSQFQWCAAIRGKEGGGLVSDLPWHTFTTPAGDVTAKVPTEVAITDRREKELNDLGFIALCYEKGTTDACFFGGATVQKPAVYTNPAANANAKASALLPYMLTASRFAHYIKKMVREKVGSFQTRLELENYLNNWIADYVLINDDASQTSKASYPLRAARVDVTEVTGSVGSYNATVFLQPHFQLEELTASIRLVASLPAAPSAS, from the coding sequence ATGATCGACACGCAGACGACCCTCACCGGTTCCACGGCCGCCCTCGCGCGCGTCCAGGTTGGGAACATGGCCCTGGTGAGCGATAGCGCGCTGGCCACGGAGTTCACCACCCAGGTTTCGAACGGCAATATCATCTTCACCCCGGGCAAGCCGCTGGCGTATGCCATCCTGCAGCGCATCACCGAGCTGGACCTGCTGCTGAGCGCCATGGTAAGCGACATCCTGCACGACTCCACGTTCCAGGCGCTGGAGGCGTCGTGGCGGGGCCTGCAGGGGCTGGTGATGAACACCGACACCTGCGACATGCTCAAGCTGCGCGTGCTGAGCGCCACGGCCGCCGAGCTGTACGCCGACCTTTCCAACGCCATCGACCCGGACCAGAGCGCGCTGTTCAAGAAGCTGTACGAGGAGGAGTACGGCACCTTCGGGGGCAACCCGTACGGCGTGCTGCTCTACGACTACGAGTTCGGCCGCGGCCCGGACCACGTCAACGACATCGACCTGGCCAAGCGCCTCTCCGGGGTGGCCGCGGCGGCGCACGCCCCCCTGATCGCCGCCGCCGATCCTTCGCTGTTCGACGCCGACTGGACGGACTACACCCGGCTCGGCGTGCCGCGGGACCTGTCGAAGATCTTCGAAAGCCTCGACATGCTGCCGTGGGCGGAGCTGCGGGCCAAGAACGACGACTCGCGGTACCTGTCGCTGGTGATGCCGCGGGTGCTGATGCGCCTGCCGTACGGCCTCGAAACCGACAAGGTGACCGGCATGACCCCGGTGGACGGGATGGACTTCGAGGAGCCGACGCTCGTGCACGCCGACTACCTGTGGGGCACCGCGGTGTGGGCGCTGGGGCAGCGCATCACCGACGCGTTCAGCCAGTTCCAGTGGTGCGCGGCCATCCGCGGCAAGGAGGGGGGCGGCCTGGTGAGCGACCTGCCGTGGCACACCTTCACCACCCCCGCCGGCGACGTGACGGCCAAGGTGCCCACCGAGGTGGCCATCACCGACCGGCGCGAGAAGGAGCTGAACGACCTGGGCTTCATCGCCCTGTGCTACGAGAAGGGGACCACCGACGCGTGCTTCTTCGGCGGCGCCACCGTGCAGAAGCCGGCGGTCTACACCAACCCCGCCGCCAACGCCAACGCCAAGGCCTCGGCGCTGCTGCCGTACATGCTCACCGCGTCGCGCTTCGCCCACTACATCAAGAAGATGGTGCGCGAGAAGGTGGGCAGCTTCCAGACGCGCCTCGAGCTGGAGAACTACCTGAACAACTGGATCGCCGACTACGTGCTGATCAACGACGACGCGTCGCAGACGTCCAAGGCGAGCTACCCGCTGCGCGCTGCGCGCGTGGACGTCACCGAGGTGACGGGCTCGGTGGGGTCGTACAACGCCACCGTGTTCCTGCAGCCGCACTTCCAGCTCGAAGAGCTCACCGCCTCCATCCGACTGGTGGCGAGCCTCCCCGCGGCGCCGTCGGCGTCCTGA